In Desulfopila inferna, the DNA window GGGGCATACTGGACCATTCAGCGAACTGTCATTCTTCTGGGGGTCGTATGATGAAAGAAACGAAAAATACAATTCACAGGAAAAGAAGATTTATGAGTATCAGTCTCTGGAAAATATTGGCGGCAATTGCTCTTTTGCTGATTCTTCCCTGGTCGGCTTTTGCGCATGTCCAGGGAGGTCAGGCGGCCGGGTTCATCACTGGCCTCGAGCATCCCTGGTCGGGGCTCGACCATGTCCTGGCCATGATTGCCGTCGGCCTGTGGGGTGCGCAGCTGGGCAATCCCGCCATCTGGATTCTGCCAGTCACCTTCCCCATTGTCATGTCCCTCGGGGCGATGATGGGGCTTTTGGGGATACCGGTTCCCGGTATCGAGATCGGTATCGCCCTGTCGGCCATCCTCCTCGGCATCATGGTGTTGGGAGAAGTTCGGCCCAAGCTTGCCTTTGCCGCAACTTTGGTCGGCTTTTTTGCAATTTTTCACGGTCATGCCCATGGCACTGAGCTGCCGGCGGGGCAGAGCGGCCAGCTCTACTCCATTGGTTTCGTAATGGCCACCGGCTGTCTGCATGGCCTGGGTATTCTTGTAGGCGTTATTCACCGCTGGCCCATGGGCAAGCTGATCCTGCGCGGTTCCGGCGGACTGATCACCTGTATGGGCATACTTTTCCTTTGGCAGGCACTGGCATGAAGCGATCGTTTTCGCCATACTGGCTACTGCTGCCAGTGGTGTCCATGGTGGCGGTTATCCTGCACCCGGTACGCGCCGCGGCCCACCTGGTGACCACGGGTATGGGACCGGTATATGACGGTATCGGCCATCTGCTGCTCACTCCGGAGGATCTTATCATCGCCCTGGCTCTTGCTCTTTATGGCGGATTGCTGGGGACGACTCACGGAAGGCATGCCCTGTTCCTGGTGCCGGCGGCCTGGTTTGTCGGCGGGCTTTTCGGGATGCAGACGGCACCACTCCCTGATTTTCCGGTGGCCGCCCTGTCATTTCTCCTTCTTGGATTGCTGATCGCCGCCGACCTCCGTCTTCCGCTGTCAGCCTTCACCATTACGGCCGTTGCTGTCAGCCTGACGCACGGCTTTTTAAACGGCATCGCCCTGAAGAGCGGCCCGGCAGGTTTGGGGCTTATCGGTATTACGGCAGCCCTTTTTATTCTGGTGACACTGGTTTCCGCCTTAGTTGTGTCACTTCGGCCACCATGGTCCAGGATAGCTGTACGTGTCATGGGCGGTTGGGTTGCTGCGGTCGGTGTATTGATGATCGGTTGGTTCGTGCGGGGCAATATGGCATAAACCCTCCATAGGCTCCTAGCACATCATTTTATTGAAAACCTGGTAATTTTCCCAGTTATCCTTTTTCCCTCCTTAGCCTATCATTAGGTATCAGAGCAGTTAGCTTCGCTGTCCACCCGTGCACCTGACTGCTTTTTCGCCTCTGTTTTGAACATTATTTCAGAATGTCCAATTTTACAGAAGGTCGGAAGCATACCGTTCTCGAGGGAGGCAGCATTCATGAAATTCGAAAAAGTTCTTCTGGCCGATTGTCACCATGACATGCTCGGTGGAGTGCGAACACTTCTTGAGGGGATATTTGAAAGGGTGCACATGGTGGCTGATGAGGCCTCACTGCTGGAAGCAATCGAGAAGATACGTCCAGATCTTGTTATTGCCGACCTTTCTTTTCCAGTTACCAGGGGGCTCAATGTCATCCATCGTCTGCGAAGGCTCTTTCCCGAGGTGAAACTGCTTGTTCTCAGTGTCCATAATGGACAGGTAGCCATGCAGGACAGCTTTGCTGCCGGGGCGGTGGGCTTTGTTTTGAAAAGTACGGCGGTGGATGACCTAGTTCAGGCCATAGAGGCCGTCCATCAGGGAAAACGGTTCAAGTCACCGTCACTGACCGATAATGACGGCCAATAACAACGAATATGAGACCGATTATGAAATTCAATATACTACTGACCTTCGCGATCGTATACCGCCGCCTCTATTGGCCCAAGAAGACCCCACCGTCCACTATCGACGGCACGTGGAAAATACCGGCCATAGAAAAAAGTTGACTGAAATGCGGAGCATCATCCAGAAATCTGTTGTAGATACGGTACTTTACTGCCGCAGCCGTTGGGGTTTTTTATGATTGGCTGGGTGGCGCGCGACCGCTTGCCTTGAGTGAGCGTATTCAGGTTTCACAAATGAATTTCGACAGGAAATGCCAGGCAGTAAACAGAGGTGAAGGCGCACCCAGAGGCTGATTATGAGTGAACAGAACGACTGGAAAAAAAAGCTGACCCATGAGTTAAACGAGTACTTTGTCAATTTCCTCTATCTATCGCTTTTTTTCTGCGTATTCACCACCTATCGCCGACTGCTGATGGCAGAATACGATATCAGCTATGGCGATTATGGCATCAGCATCATCAAAGCATTGATCCTGGCCAAGGTCGTCATGCTTGGAGATATGCTCAAATTGGGGCGTCGGCTGAAAGACAGGCCCCTGATGTATCTTACTCTTTTTAAGACGGTTCTGTTTACAGCATGGGTGTTGCTGTTCCATATGCTTGAAATAACTGTAAGCAACCTTCTCCATAGCCGGGGACTTGCTGGAGCAGTGCACGAGTTCATGGACCAGTTTCCCTATGAACTACTTGCCCACCTTCTCATAGTGCTTTTCGCCTTCCTGCCGTTTTTCGCCGTCAGGGAACTGAACAACATTTTAGGGGAAGGAAAAATTCGTCAGCTTTTTTTCTCCAGCGGATTGCTGGAAAAAACAGCATCGAAAAATGTGAGGAGAAATGATGGATAACGTTAGAAAGCCAATCTTGAAGGTGATGGCCTGGGCTGCAGGAGTCTTTGTAATCATGGCACCCGCATGTCTGTCGGCGGCAAGTGATGCCGAACAGCAGGCGGAGTTGGCCAAAAAGCTCGCCAATCCCATCGCCAGCCTGATCAGCGTGCCGATCCAGGCCAACTACGACGAAAACATCGGACCAGATGATGATGGTTCGCAGTGGCGGATCAATATCCAGCCGGTCATCCCGTTTTCAATGGGTGAAAACTGGAACCTTATCACCCGCACCATCGTGCCGGTGGTGGATCAGAATGATATTCCGGTATCAGGCCAGGGAGAAACAGGGTTGGGGGATATTGTCGCCAGCCAGTTTTTCTCACCCAAGGATGCGACCAGCAGAGGCTGGATATGGGGCGTAGGGCCGGTCTGGCTCTTGCCCACGGCCACGGAAGACGCCCTCGGCAGTGAAAAATTCGGTCTGGGGCCGACCGGTGTCATGTTGAAACAAAACGGCCCGTGGACCTACGGCGGCCTGGTCAACCATATCTGGTCGGTGGCGGGCGATGATGACAGGGTCGATATCAATGCCACCTTTATGCAGCCCTTTCTTGCCTACGTGACGCCGACCCAGACAACCTTCGGGCTGAATACCGAGGCCACCTACGACTGGGAAGGCGAGGAGTGGTCGGTTCCTATCAACCTCACCGTGGCGCAGCTGCTTAAACTCGGCAAACTACCGGTGCAGCTGATGGCAGGGATACGATATTGGGCGGAATCTCCCGATGGCGGCGCGGATGACTTGGGAGTACGGCTTCAGCTGACGTTTCTGTTTCCGAAATGACGACGCTTCGGCCGGCTGAAGGGCTGTGTCCGATGGTCGATCATTCTTCTTTAGCTGCATTAACCATAAACGAATGAGGAATTGAGATGAGAAAGAAAATGATGATGATGCTGGCGGCAATTCTTTTGCTGGTTGGACCGGCGGTGGCAGCAGAAAATCCTGTTGCCCAGGAAATGGAGGCAGCGATGAAAACCATTGCCGAGGGATGTGAGCAGGAACTGACCGGTTATTGCAAAGATGTCACTCCCGGAGAGGGACGTATACTGGCCTGTCTCTATGCCTACGGAGATAAGGTGTCGCCACGCTGCGAATATGCCCTCTACGATTCGCTCCATCAACTCAACAAGACCCTGGCAGTCACCTCCTATGTCATCGGAGAATGCCGGCAGGATCTATCAGCATATTGTGCTGATGTTCAAGTGGGAGAAGGTCGACTGCTGGACTGCCTCGACAGTAATGAATCCACGATCAGCAGGCGCTGCAATACGGCCTTGAAGGATGCAGGCTGGAAATAGAATAGCAAGGAGCTGCCTGGCCGGCATTCCCTGCAGCCATGAAAACGAACAGAGAGAGGTTACCGGATCAGCGAACCTGTCGTGAAACCGAGAACATGTGTTGAGGTGAAAAATCATGTCGAAAATGAGGTTAATGAAAAAAATTTGCATAGCCGGCCTGGCGACACTGTTAGCAGGCTTTGCCCACTCCGCTGCTGCTGCGCAGAACAGTGATGAATGGCAATTTGAGGCAACGCTGTACGGCTGGTACTCCGATGTTGACGGCACAATCAAATATCCCGGCGGTCCTGGGTCGGGAGGTGATTTTTCCATCGAAGCCTCTGATCTGGTCAGCGATCTGGAATTTGTCCTTATGGGTGGGTTTGCAGCCAAACGTGACCGCCTGTCCTTTCTCGTGGACGGCATCTACATGGATGCCGGTGCCAGCGAAACAATCACTGTGACAACCCCGAACGGTACGCCGATACGCGCTTCCGCCGGCTTTGATCTTACGACCTGGATTGTCAGCACCGGAGTCGGCTATGACCTGGTACAGGGCAAAAGAGGAACCCTTGCCGCATTCGGAGGGATTCGTTATCTCAATGCTGATGTTGAGGCAAGCCTGAATCTGCAGGGAGTACCGGCAAGCAGGTCTGATTCCAGTGATGTTTTTGATGGAATAGTAGGGCTGCGCGGCGCAATAAATTTAGGCGAGCACTGGTATATTCCCTATCACGGTGATATCGGCACCGGTCAGTCTGATCTGACCTGGCAGCTCTTCTCCGGAATAGGCTACCGCTTCAGTTGGGGCAATGTGAGGCTTGGCTACAGATATCTCAGATACGAGCAGGACGATGACAAACTGCTTCAGGAGCTTGACCTGAGTGGTCCTGTCATGGGAGTGGGCTTTCGGTTTTAACATTTGTTTACTCTGCCGGCATCAGCGGGTACGGAAACGCAGCAACCGGTTACTCTTGAGGTTTCCGGTTGCCTGTCCGGCATACCAACTTGGCTGAATTGTATAAAACAAGAACATTTTTTTGGAAGTTTTGGCAAAACGGAACGAGTTCCCGAACACGTATTTCAATGCAGTCTCTGTCCCATGCTTTTTACACAGAAGCGAGGAGGATCTATGATTCAATCTAAACGTGTTGCAACAGTAATTATCTGTACATTTCTCTTTGCTTTTTTTATTGCAAAAAACATTTACGCTGCTGAGCCCTCTTACGAGGTGCCACAGGCATATTCCGCCGGTAAGCTTCTGCAGCCAGAATTTCTCCAGGGCAAGTACCACAAGGTCGATGACCATGTCGAATATGACGGTTTCTTCTACCATTTTACCGTTCAGTCGGATTTCGGCAA includes these proteins:
- a CDS encoding HupE/UreJ family protein, with translation MSISLWKILAAIALLLILPWSAFAHVQGGQAAGFITGLEHPWSGLDHVLAMIAVGLWGAQLGNPAIWILPVTFPIVMSLGAMMGLLGIPVPGIEIGIALSAILLGIMVLGEVRPKLAFAATLVGFFAIFHGHAHGTELPAGQSGQLYSIGFVMATGCLHGLGILVGVIHRWPMGKLILRGSGGLITCMGILFLWQALA
- a CDS encoding HupE/UreJ family protein, with amino-acid sequence MKRSFSPYWLLLPVVSMVAVILHPVRAAAHLVTTGMGPVYDGIGHLLLTPEDLIIALALALYGGLLGTTHGRHALFLVPAAWFVGGLFGMQTAPLPDFPVAALSFLLLGLLIAADLRLPLSAFTITAVAVSLTHGFLNGIALKSGPAGLGLIGITAALFILVTLVSALVVSLRPPWSRIAVRVMGGWVAAVGVLMIGWFVRGNMA
- a CDS encoding response regulator gives rise to the protein MKFEKVLLADCHHDMLGGVRTLLEGIFERVHMVADEASLLEAIEKIRPDLVIADLSFPVTRGLNVIHRLRRLFPEVKLLVLSVHNGQVAMQDSFAAGAVGFVLKSTAVDDLVQAIEAVHQGKRFKSPSLTDNDGQ
- a CDS encoding cysteine rich repeat-containing protein, whose product is MRKKMMMMLAAILLLVGPAVAAENPVAQEMEAAMKTIAEGCEQELTGYCKDVTPGEGRILACLYAYGDKVSPRCEYALYDSLHQLNKTLAVTSYVIGECRQDLSAYCADVQVGEGRLLDCLDSNESTISRRCNTALKDAGWK